From Hydra vulgaris chromosome 15, alternate assembly HydraT2T_AEP, one genomic window encodes:
- the LOC101235090 gene encoding protein big brother isoform X3 has protein sequence MARIVPDQKNKFETDELFRKLSKKSEIRYTGYRNRGHEERVVRFQTECFEGRCSVAFISSGTNLLLFLGPQLKEKKGMIPSKEFMDFDKELGKVHLKSCFVMNGVSVIFRGYIDLQKLDGTGYLEYDDYNAKIEDTILRDAVNQSIIRQQNFEERQLRIKQELMGTESIFQCTPCHEAVFG, from the exons ATGGCACGTATCGTTCCAgaccaaaaaaacaagtttgagACGGACGAATTATTccgaaaattatcaaaaaaatctgag ATACGATATACAGGTTATCGAAATCGAGGACACGAAGAAAGAGTTGTTCGTTTCCAAACTGAATGTTTTGAAGGAAGATGCAGTGTG GCATTTATATCATCGGGAACcaatttgcttttgtttttggGTCCGcagttaaaagaaaagaaaggtATGATTCCATCAAAAGAATTTATGGATTTTGATAAAGAATTGGGAAAG gTTCACctgaaaagttgttttgttatgAACGGAGTATCTGTTATATTTCGGGGATACATTGATTTACAAAAGCTTGATGGAACTGGATATTTAGAATATGATGATTACAATGCAAAG ATTGAAGACACAATATTGAGAGACGCTGTAAATCAATCTATAATAAGGCAACAGAATTTTGAAGAAAGACAGTTACGAATTAAACAGGAGTTGATGGGTACTGAG TCAATATTTCAATGTACGCCGTGCCATGAAGCAGTATTTGGATAA
- the LOC101235090 gene encoding protein big brother isoform X4: MARIVPDQKNKFETDELFRKLSKKSEIRYTGYRNRGHEERVVRFQTECFEGRCSVLKEKKGMIPSKEFMDFDKELGKVHLKSCFVMNGVSVIFRGYIDLQKLDGTGYLEYDDYNAKIEDTILRDAVNQSIIRQQNFEERQLRIKQELMGTESIFQCTPCHEAVFG; encoded by the exons ATGGCACGTATCGTTCCAgaccaaaaaaacaagtttgagACGGACGAATTATTccgaaaattatcaaaaaaatctgag ATACGATATACAGGTTATCGAAATCGAGGACACGAAGAAAGAGTTGTTCGTTTCCAAACTGAATGTTTTGAAGGAAGATGCAGTGTG ttaaaagaaaagaaaggtATGATTCCATCAAAAGAATTTATGGATTTTGATAAAGAATTGGGAAAG gTTCACctgaaaagttgttttgttatgAACGGAGTATCTGTTATATTTCGGGGATACATTGATTTACAAAAGCTTGATGGAACTGGATATTTAGAATATGATGATTACAATGCAAAG ATTGAAGACACAATATTGAGAGACGCTGTAAATCAATCTATAATAAGGCAACAGAATTTTGAAGAAAGACAGTTACGAATTAAACAGGAGTTGATGGGTACTGAG TCAATATTTCAATGTACGCCGTGCCATGAAGCAGTATTTGGATAA